In Methylomonas sp. ZR1, one DNA window encodes the following:
- a CDS encoding XrtA/PEP-CTERM system-associated ATPase, with translation MYDGFYNLTQKPFQLSADPDFFFQSSVHKRALAYMHYGLTQGEGFVLVIGSPGTGKTMLVKSLIKNLNKEKLLIGVMMTSQVGPEDTLRMAASTFGFSFSLTDKASLLSGFEKFIAEKAREGRRLLLIVDEAQNLPKQSLEELRMLTNLDVNGNPVFQVFLVGQTELKRTVYSADMEQLKQRIVSTFQLDPLDLEETKEYILFRLQTAGWTGTPEFTPSVFEVIHEFSGGIPRRINSLCDRLLLFGYLEELKLLDEQAVTKVIVEVKEEMLLEAADEEYENSMPPLHRFSGVDSESLEHRIARLEDVVTNLRNSLNKEKALLRKAILLQLDMDAVYSDTTTSLD, from the coding sequence ATGTACGACGGATTTTATAATCTCACCCAAAAGCCTTTTCAGTTAAGCGCCGACCCAGATTTCTTTTTCCAGAGCTCTGTGCATAAGCGTGCTTTAGCTTATATGCATTACGGCTTGACGCAAGGTGAAGGCTTTGTGCTCGTTATCGGCTCACCTGGCACAGGTAAAACTATGCTGGTAAAGAGTTTGATAAAAAATTTGAATAAGGAGAAATTGTTAATTGGTGTGATGATGACTTCTCAAGTGGGTCCCGAAGACACCTTGCGGATGGCTGCATCGACATTTGGTTTTTCATTTTCCCTAACGGATAAAGCTAGTTTATTATCGGGATTCGAAAAATTTATCGCTGAAAAAGCCAGAGAGGGGAGGCGATTATTGTTAATCGTAGATGAAGCACAAAATTTGCCTAAACAGTCCTTGGAAGAGTTGCGCATGCTTACCAATTTGGATGTAAACGGCAATCCCGTTTTTCAGGTGTTTCTGGTTGGGCAAACCGAATTGAAACGTACTGTATACTCCGCGGATATGGAGCAGCTGAAACAACGGATTGTATCCACATTTCAACTTGATCCGTTGGATTTGGAAGAGACTAAAGAATATATACTTTTTAGGTTGCAAACTGCCGGCTGGACGGGAACTCCCGAGTTTACGCCCAGTGTTTTCGAGGTAATTCATGAGTTTAGCGGCGGTATTCCTAGGCGCATTAATTCCTTGTGTGATCGTCTGCTATTGTTCGGTTATTTGGAGGAGTTGAAGCTGCTGGATGAGCAGGCGGTCACCAAAGTGATTGTCGAGGTTAAGGAAGAAATGCTACTCGAAGCCGCTGACGAGGAGTATGAGAATTCCATGCCGCCTTTACATCGTTTCAGTGGTGTTGACTCAGAATCTCTTGAGCATCGGATTGCCAGGCTAGAAGACGTTGTCACTAATCTTCGAAACAGTCTGAATAAAGAAAAAGCGTTGCTTAGAAAAGCTATTCTGCTGCAATTGGATATGGATGCCGTATACAGCGATACAACAACCTCCCTGGATTAA
- a CDS encoding XrtA-associated tyrosine autokinase, which yields MSIIENALKKAGSQGLVVENNSQESATTAKPDRGFSETNLELTGLRESSGAFSPEQQVVVDWASLAENGFIDNNNAKSQLAEEFRVIKRPLVNNIQGAENNGINRSNLILICSSLPGEGKTFVSINLALSIANERDKKVLLIDADVEKPSISKQLGINSPRGLIEYLEDDKVTFSDILLKTDLPNLSLITAGKRHKYSTELLSSQRMYLFAEEVSRRYKDRIVIFDSPPLLVATQAQILAELVGQVVLVIAAEVTPQSVVNESVAKLSNCDVVMTLLNKTRKEIDIYGHNYSYGKYGHL from the coding sequence ATGAGCATTATAGAGAATGCGCTGAAAAAGGCAGGGAGCCAAGGGTTAGTTGTGGAAAATAATAGTCAAGAGTCGGCTACCACAGCTAAACCTGATAGGGGTTTCAGTGAAACCAATTTAGAATTGACTGGGTTGCGAGAATCTTCCGGGGCATTTTCGCCCGAACAACAGGTTGTTGTTGATTGGGCTAGTTTGGCGGAAAACGGTTTTATAGATAATAATAACGCAAAATCTCAGCTAGCTGAAGAATTTAGAGTTATTAAGAGGCCTTTGGTAAACAATATACAGGGCGCAGAAAATAATGGAATTAATCGTTCTAATTTAATTCTTATTTGCAGTAGTTTGCCTGGGGAAGGTAAGACATTTGTTTCAATTAATTTGGCTTTGAGTATTGCTAACGAAAGAGATAAAAAAGTTTTGCTTATAGATGCTGATGTGGAAAAGCCAAGTATATCAAAACAATTAGGGATTAATAGCCCTCGAGGCTTAATAGAGTATTTAGAAGATGATAAAGTAACTTTTTCAGATATTTTGTTAAAAACAGATCTTCCAAATCTTAGTTTAATTACAGCGGGTAAAAGACATAAATACTCAACAGAGTTGTTATCAAGTCAGCGGATGTATTTGTTCGCGGAAGAAGTGAGTCGGCGATACAAAGATCGAATTGTGATTTTTGATTCACCTCCGTTGTTAGTTGCTACTCAAGCCCAAATACTTGCGGAACTTGTAGGTCAAGTAGTGCTGGTGATTGCGGCGGAAGTAACCCCTCAGAGCGTGGTTAATGAGTCAGTTGCGAAGCTTAGTAATTGCGATGTTGTTATGACCCTTCTGAATAAAACAAGAAAAGAGATAGATATATACGGTCACAATTATAGTTATGGGAAATATGGACATTTGTGA
- a CDS encoding tetratricopeptide repeat protein — translation MKRKIISSVVLACTFLLQTAACSSPEESARSHLQKGKELFEKGEFDKALLELKTASQSSDKFGETYFYMALLDEKNNNFKSMRQNLIRALELEPSLTSAKIKLGKLDIVFGDLEKALEQAESVLTSDSSNIDAKMIKASVYIKQLKKDQAAEIVDFVLKDSPDNVEALSLQAALFAEKNEIDQALGAVNKALEVQPANLPLRLFKIKLDAGLNNIDSVIKGYQELIQLYPDAGNFKLSLASIYSMTDKLEEAERLLREMVEKSNDKVEPEIVLFEFLNARAKDRVIPEYKAMLNRHQGQPKVLLELSKWMVASGYAETAKEGLEQVVQLEKNNEAGLSAQVILAEIALTEKQFSAVESSLKDILSINSELIQANLLKGRFLLAQNKTDEAIEFLNKLVWNKTNVDDVYSLLGDAYLIKQDRKQAEKSFKQALEVNPANLAAFSRVYSNYVQAGQNENARQYLEKALSLKQNDILLLTSKAELDILEKKWDGAQESIQRLALFSKDKAMPIYLQANVLQGKGKYAEAISLYDKLIQQYPNHLNSLINLVKSYEALGQRNNAVAYLEKLHVKYPDQLNTVGVLSDIYIANNDFVKTKKLLTDQLKHTPKAASIYLALARVEAMMNKNISSAKDVYLRGLEVNPNDPQLAMALAALYEQLNEKENAIRVYKAVLDKNPDNNLAINNLASLLIESNSHDEISQGMELAKVFKDSENSYFQDTYAWALIKAGSNEEGLKLLQSLILKEPKLPEFRYHLGVAHMNAGNKATAISELKQSISLSEKQKRNFSGKDNAKKILEEIEN, via the coding sequence ATGAAAAGAAAAATAATCAGTTCCGTAGTTCTCGCATGTACGTTTTTATTGCAAACAGCGGCATGTTCCTCGCCGGAGGAATCTGCTCGGAGTCATTTGCAAAAAGGTAAGGAGCTTTTTGAAAAAGGGGAATTTGATAAGGCATTGCTTGAGTTGAAGACAGCCAGTCAAAGCAGCGATAAGTTTGGTGAGACCTATTTCTATATGGCCCTATTGGACGAAAAAAATAATAATTTCAAGTCGATGCGGCAAAACCTGATTAGGGCCTTAGAGTTAGAGCCAAGTTTGACTTCCGCAAAAATAAAACTAGGTAAGCTCGATATTGTTTTTGGAGATCTGGAGAAAGCATTGGAGCAAGCGGAGTCAGTTTTGACAAGTGACTCAAGCAATATTGATGCAAAAATGATCAAGGCATCGGTTTATATTAAGCAGTTGAAAAAAGATCAAGCAGCAGAAATAGTTGATTTTGTTTTAAAAGATAGCCCGGATAATGTTGAGGCTTTGTCATTGCAAGCTGCTTTATTTGCTGAAAAAAATGAAATAGATCAAGCTTTGGGGGCAGTAAATAAGGCATTGGAAGTACAGCCCGCAAACCTTCCTTTGCGCTTATTTAAGATAAAACTGGATGCAGGGCTGAATAACATAGATAGCGTAATAAAAGGTTATCAGGAGCTTATTCAGTTATACCCAGATGCCGGTAATTTTAAGCTGAGCTTGGCTTCCATTTACTCGATGACTGATAAGCTTGAGGAGGCGGAGAGACTATTGAGGGAAATGGTCGAAAAATCAAATGATAAAGTCGAGCCTGAAATAGTTTTGTTCGAATTTTTAAATGCTCGTGCTAAAGATCGAGTGATTCCTGAGTACAAGGCTATGCTTAACCGCCATCAAGGGCAACCTAAGGTGTTGTTAGAGCTCTCGAAATGGATGGTTGCGTCAGGATATGCTGAAACTGCTAAGGAAGGGTTAGAACAAGTTGTTCAGCTAGAAAAGAATAACGAAGCAGGCTTGTCAGCCCAGGTCATTCTTGCGGAAATTGCGCTAACGGAAAAGCAGTTTAGTGCTGTAGAAAGCTCTTTAAAAGATATTCTTAGTATCAATTCGGAATTGATTCAGGCAAATTTGCTTAAAGGTCGTTTTTTGCTGGCTCAAAATAAAACGGATGAAGCTATTGAGTTCCTTAATAAACTTGTATGGAACAAAACTAATGTAGACGACGTTTATTCTTTGTTAGGTGATGCTTATTTAATAAAACAAGATCGGAAACAGGCTGAGAAAAGTTTTAAACAGGCGTTAGAAGTTAATCCAGCAAATTTGGCTGCTTTTTCTCGTGTATATAGTAACTACGTACAGGCCGGGCAAAATGAAAATGCTAGGCAATATCTTGAAAAGGCTTTATCGCTAAAACAAAACGACATTTTATTGCTTACTAGTAAGGCTGAATTGGATATTTTAGAGAAAAAGTGGGATGGCGCCCAAGAGTCTATTCAACGGCTAGCACTTTTTTCTAAAGATAAGGCGATGCCTATATATCTTCAAGCCAATGTTTTACAGGGTAAAGGTAAGTATGCTGAGGCAATTAGCTTGTATGACAAGTTGATACAACAGTATCCTAATCATTTAAATTCTTTGATTAATTTAGTCAAATCTTACGAGGCTCTTGGGCAAAGAAATAATGCTGTTGCGTATTTGGAAAAGCTGCATGTAAAGTATCCTGATCAATTAAATACTGTCGGCGTACTGAGTGATATATACATTGCAAATAATGATTTTGTAAAAACCAAAAAGCTGCTGACGGATCAGCTTAAACATACTCCAAAAGCAGCATCGATTTATCTCGCTCTAGCAAGGGTTGAGGCAATGATGAATAAAAATATTTCTTCAGCCAAAGATGTGTACTTGCGAGGATTGGAAGTCAATCCAAATGATCCTCAGTTAGCTATGGCTCTAGCTGCTTTGTATGAACAATTAAACGAAAAGGAAAATGCAATCAGGGTGTATAAAGCCGTACTCGATAAGAATCCCGATAATAACTTAGCTATTAACAATTTGGCCTCGTTATTGATAGAGTCAAACAGTCACGATGAGATTAGTCAAGGAATGGAGTTAGCAAAAGTATTTAAAGATTCCGAGAATTCGTATTTTCAAGACACATACGCTTGGGCATTAATTAAAGCTGGTAGTAATGAGGAGGGGCTTAAGTTATTACAGTCCTTGATTCTAAAAGAGCCTAAACTTCCTGAGTTTAGATATCACTTAGGAGTTGCGCACATGAATGCTGGTAATAAAGCGACTGCGATAAGTGAGCTTAAACAATCTATTAGTTTGTCTGAAAAACAGAAGCGAAATTTTTCCGGTAAAGATAACGCAAAAAAGATCCTTGAAGAAATAGAGAATTGA
- a CDS encoding XrtA system polysaccharide chain length determinant, producing MQQDLSEVYFYLKGTLKYKRLAIVFALVVCSAAWAYIFMMPDKFESKAKVHIDSATVIRPLMRGMVIEPDISALIRIIQQLMFTRPNLEKIISLSQLSRSQDSSGSATELIEKLKKDITIAGGRGDIFDIAYTSQDPEVAKSVVQAVLTVFSEQTEGKALADASDAQRFIEQQIREYEIRLQDAEKAKEEFKRANIDLLNGSDQFQSLQKMKEQYLDANTALDQAISRRNVLAEQVAEIQESEEDWGLPTSTQEVSADNARIESLKDKRTELLLKYTERHPEIIEIDKLIDTLKSQENQTKTSQTQANGDIQAGLSESIGAEKMANPYVQALKMGFDNAQAEVASSQTLVDSIRNRIAKLEEGLNERLTIETEMKNLNRDYETISGKYAELLDRREQAHITERVDDQTSRLKFKIADPPSKPNKPSSPNRKLFYSFALLVGVILGFGVAFLVYFIRPVFMSTRQVRIVTGLPSLGSVSLTSQGISQTNNIDWLLISTFAILLSGYIGIMIFEIFK from the coding sequence ATGCAGCAAGATCTTTCCGAAGTTTATTTTTATTTGAAAGGTACTTTAAAGTACAAGCGCCTTGCCATCGTTTTCGCTTTGGTTGTTTGTTCAGCTGCTTGGGCGTACATTTTTATGATGCCTGATAAATTTGAATCGAAAGCCAAAGTTCATATTGATTCAGCTACAGTGATTAGGCCTCTCATGAGAGGTATGGTTATAGAGCCTGATATATCTGCGCTGATCAGAATAATCCAGCAGCTAATGTTTACGAGACCTAATCTTGAAAAAATTATTTCGCTATCTCAGCTAAGTAGATCGCAGGATAGCTCAGGATCTGCTACGGAATTGATTGAGAAACTTAAGAAGGACATAACAATTGCAGGAGGCAGAGGAGATATATTCGATATTGCTTATACCTCACAAGATCCTGAAGTTGCGAAGAGTGTGGTCCAGGCTGTTCTTACAGTGTTTTCTGAACAAACAGAGGGCAAAGCATTGGCTGATGCGAGTGATGCGCAACGTTTCATCGAACAGCAGATACGAGAATACGAGATTAGGCTGCAAGATGCTGAAAAAGCGAAAGAAGAATTTAAACGCGCAAACATTGATTTACTTAACGGCTCAGATCAATTTCAGAGTTTGCAGAAAATGAAGGAGCAGTATCTAGATGCCAACACGGCTCTAGATCAAGCTATTTCTCGACGAAATGTATTAGCGGAGCAGGTTGCTGAAATCCAAGAGTCTGAAGAAGACTGGGGTCTGCCGACATCCACTCAGGAAGTATCTGCAGATAATGCAAGAATAGAATCTTTGAAAGATAAGCGCACTGAATTGTTGCTGAAATACACCGAACGCCATCCGGAAATAATAGAAATCGATAAGCTGATTGACACGCTGAAAAGTCAAGAAAATCAAACTAAGACGAGTCAGACGCAAGCAAATGGAGATATACAGGCAGGTCTTTCCGAAAGTATTGGCGCCGAGAAAATGGCGAATCCCTATGTTCAGGCGTTAAAAATGGGGTTTGACAATGCTCAGGCTGAAGTTGCTTCTAGTCAAACTTTGGTTGATTCAATTCGAAACAGGATAGCAAAGCTTGAAGAAGGTTTGAATGAAAGATTGACCATAGAAACGGAAATGAAAAATCTTAACCGGGACTATGAAACGATAAGCGGCAAGTACGCCGAGTTGCTGGATCGGCGTGAACAGGCTCATATTACCGAACGCGTTGATGATCAGACATCTCGTTTGAAATTTAAAATTGCTGATCCCCCTAGTAAGCCCAACAAGCCTAGCTCACCTAATAGAAAATTATTTTATTCTTTCGCGCTTTTGGTTGGGGTTATTTTAGGATTTGGTGTCGCGTTTTTGGTTTATTTTATACGTCCAGTGTTCATGTCAACGAGACAAGTAAGGATTGTGACCGGCCTACCATCCTTAGGTAGTGTGTCTCTTACCTCGCAAGGCATAAGTCAAACTAATAATATTGACTGGTTACTTATTTCGACTTTTGCAATATTGCTAAGTGGTTATATCGGTATCATGATATTTGAGATATTCAAATAA
- the wecB gene encoding non-hydrolyzing UDP-N-acetylglucosamine 2-epimerase — MFPKVLVCVVGARPNFMKMAPIIRQLQAVSHLITPYLVHTGQHYDQAMKDTFFQQLGIPEPDKDLGVGSGSHAVQTANVMLRFEPVLDEVKPFAVLVVGDVNSTIACGLVAVKKNIPLIHVEAGLRSYDRQMPEEINRILTDQLSDLLFTTERAAADNLTREGIAELRICFTGNVMIDTLLANCQQASSLAETLQRYGSKQVVSEKAYALLTLHRPSNVDDPETLERLVRVVGDISEKLPVIFPVHPRTQQKIAEAGLLQLLPQQRVIMLPPVAYLEMLGLMQAAQLVLTDSGGLQEETTALGVPCVTLRENTERPITITEGTNTIVGTDPAKIMQCVDDILHTGGKSGRVPEYWDGKAADRIVDEILRRYELAG, encoded by the coding sequence ATGTTCCCTAAAGTCTTGGTTTGCGTGGTTGGCGCGCGACCTAATTTCATGAAAATGGCGCCCATTATTAGACAGTTGCAAGCTGTTAGCCATTTGATCACTCCTTATTTGGTGCATACCGGTCAGCATTACGACCAGGCCATGAAAGATACTTTTTTCCAACAGCTCGGTATTCCGGAGCCGGACAAAGATTTGGGGGTCGGATCTGGCAGTCACGCCGTGCAGACTGCAAATGTCATGTTGCGCTTTGAGCCGGTTTTGGATGAGGTTAAGCCTTTTGCGGTATTGGTTGTCGGTGACGTCAATTCCACCATCGCCTGTGGGTTGGTCGCAGTGAAAAAGAACATTCCACTGATTCATGTTGAAGCCGGTTTAAGAAGTTATGATCGGCAAATGCCGGAAGAGATTAACCGGATTTTGACTGACCAGCTATCTGACTTGCTATTCACTACGGAACGTGCGGCGGCGGATAATTTGACAAGGGAGGGGATTGCAGAACTGCGGATATGCTTTACTGGGAACGTGATGATCGACACGCTTTTGGCTAACTGCCAGCAAGCCTCTTCTTTGGCGGAAACATTGCAGCGATACGGTTCTAAGCAGGTTGTTTCGGAAAAAGCTTACGCCTTATTAACATTACACCGACCTTCTAATGTTGACGACCCCGAAACACTGGAGCGCTTGGTTCGGGTAGTGGGTGATATTAGTGAAAAACTCCCTGTGATATTCCCGGTTCACCCACGCACACAGCAAAAAATTGCGGAAGCGGGTTTGCTGCAATTATTGCCGCAACAGCGAGTGATTATGTTGCCGCCGGTGGCATATCTGGAAATGCTTGGTTTGATGCAAGCAGCCCAATTGGTTTTGACTGATTCCGGCGGCTTGCAGGAAGAAACCACCGCATTGGGTGTGCCTTGTGTGACTTTGCGGGAAAATACCGAAAGGCCGATTACGATCACCGAGGGCACGAATACTATTGTGGGAACCGATCCGGCCAAAATCATGCAATGTGTTGATGATATTTTGCACACTGGCGGTAAGAGTGGTCGAGTCCCGGAATATTGGGACGGTAAAGCGGCTGATCGCATCGTCGACGAAATTCTGCGTCGTTATGAGTTGGCAGGGTAA
- a CDS encoding polysaccharide biosynthesis/export family protein encodes MPIFKKKLLYCLIASALVSSIVGCSQPLLEDMQQTADYTYQIGPGDSVNIFVWGNPELSTSAPVRPDGKITVPLVEELLASGKTPFELARDIEKVLSTYIKSPQVVVMVSGFKGISTQQIRVIGRIGGGGGGASGGAGGGAGGGGVGRYQGKSIPYERGMTLLDVIIQIGLNQYADGNRASVIRDVNGELKPFGVRIDDLIDDTDLSANVLMMPGDILIIPDAYF; translated from the coding sequence ATGCCGATATTTAAAAAAAAGTTGTTGTATTGTTTGATAGCTTCTGCCCTTGTTTCTAGTATTGTTGGGTGTTCTCAGCCTTTACTTGAGGATATGCAACAGACTGCTGACTATACTTATCAGATAGGGCCTGGCGATAGTGTCAATATTTTTGTTTGGGGAAACCCAGAGTTATCTACATCAGCGCCAGTGCGTCCGGATGGAAAGATAACTGTTCCTTTAGTAGAAGAATTGTTGGCCAGTGGTAAAACGCCATTTGAACTTGCTCGGGACATTGAGAAGGTGCTTTCGACTTATATAAAAAGTCCACAGGTAGTTGTTATGGTTAGCGGATTCAAAGGGATTAGCACTCAGCAAATCAGGGTCATTGGGAGAATTGGCGGTGGCGGTGGTGGAGCCAGTGGTGGAGCTGGTGGTGGAGCTGGTGGTGGTGGCGTAGGACGTTACCAGGGTAAATCTATTCCATACGAGAGGGGAATGACGCTATTGGATGTTATTATTCAAATTGGTCTGAACCAATATGCTGATGGTAATAGAGCCAGTGTTATCAGGGATGTGAATGGAGAATTGAAGCCGTTTGGCGTAAGGATTGACGACCTCATTGATGATACAGATTTGTCAGCTAATGTCTTGATGATGCCTGGGGACATTTTAATTATTCCCGATGCGTATTTTTAA
- a CDS encoding XrtA system polysaccharide deacetylase, whose protein sequence is MNLPVRVNAMTVDVEDYFQVSAFEANIQRNQWDALPHRVEQNTQRILDLFAQHQVKATFFTLGWVAERYPQLVKRIVDEGHELASHGYQHTRVTEQTPEQFREDIRIGRQILEDIGGQPIVGYRAASYSIGAKNLWALEVLEGEGFQYSSSIYPVKHDLYGMPGAPRFAYRPGNAPKLLEIPITTLKILNRNIPCGGGGFFRLYPYQFSKWAYRHLNKYENQSGIFYFHPWEIDPEQPRQHDLSFKTRFRHYLNLGRMENRLNSLLADFAWDTMQSVFLSKQTDTSS, encoded by the coding sequence ATGAATTTGCCTGTGCGGGTTAATGCCATGACGGTCGATGTCGAGGATTATTTTCAGGTCTCGGCTTTTGAGGCGAATATTCAGCGTAATCAGTGGGATGCTTTACCTCACCGGGTAGAGCAAAACACCCAGAGAATTTTGGATTTGTTTGCTCAGCATCAAGTAAAAGCAACGTTTTTTACCTTGGGCTGGGTGGCTGAGCGTTACCCGCAGTTGGTTAAACGGATTGTCGATGAAGGGCATGAACTCGCGTCGCATGGTTATCAGCACACCCGGGTAACCGAACAAACACCGGAGCAGTTCCGGGAAGACATTAGAATTGGCCGGCAGATTCTTGAAGATATTGGTGGTCAGCCAATTGTGGGTTATCGGGCGGCTAGTTATTCAATTGGCGCCAAAAATCTTTGGGCCTTAGAAGTCCTTGAAGGTGAAGGCTTTCAGTACAGTTCCAGTATTTATCCGGTCAAGCATGATTTATACGGTATGCCTGGAGCTCCTCGCTTCGCCTATCGGCCGGGCAACGCGCCGAAACTGTTGGAAATTCCGATTACTACATTAAAAATTCTGAATCGTAATATTCCCTGCGGCGGCGGCGGATTTTTTAGATTGTATCCGTATCAATTTTCGAAATGGGCTTATCGCCACCTCAATAAATACGAAAACCAGTCTGGCATTTTTTATTTCCACCCTTGGGAAATAGATCCAGAGCAACCGCGGCAGCATGACCTGTCATTTAAAACCCGCTTTAGACATTATCTGAATCTGGGGCGAATGGAAAATCGTCTTAACAGCTTACTTGCTGATTTTGCTTGGGATACCATGCAGAGCGTGTTTCTAAGCAAACAAACAGACACATCATCATAG
- a CDS encoding TIGR03016 family PEP-CTERM system-associated outer membrane protein, which yields MGNMDICDSNRLSGLSLATLLSGLSVGMVLHSSVAMALDWRFSPSLSASEIFSDNLALSENNKKSGFVTEISPGISLYGNSPWSNFNLNYRMQGLYNAGGRDAIDVNHQLNMSSLYQAVRNTLFLETASSISQQNISNSFVTTDNISGNGGRTEVKTFSISPYWTPRFGQFATGLAKVGYSKSSFENLNGSAVTPQLSSLVSDSDTITRQARLSSGSYFNRINWGLNYSSQEQSRVVGQDVRFEQYQGNARYYINNKFNLFGQAGFENNDFQTSANSISNGFFYTVGGQWTPSKWYSLEVGIGNNKHATLQFNPSENLSSTITYRNKDVGLNTGDSWDANFNYRAKQATIAFNYSQETTTQQQLFAEQGFFLRDASGSLTQVVNTQDLIAQGFLTPGPTDPVTGRSSLIRGPNFNNTQLVFNPFDLVNDVIIRKRGNLSFSYQTGKSSYTASVFNERRTYEVRSGEDMSYGVTGSWQWQFASRMDLYLRPSWQHTDGELTSNSRYDVALGVSRGIPINLGRPLLMDTRLEFRHINQISDSSQFNGYVENRATANFNVRF from the coding sequence ATGGGAAATATGGACATTTGTGACAGTAATCGTCTTTCCGGTTTATCTCTAGCTACCTTGCTTTCTGGTTTAAGTGTTGGCATGGTTTTACATTCTAGCGTCGCAATGGCGCTAGATTGGAGATTTAGTCCGAGTTTGTCGGCGAGTGAAATATTTTCTGATAATTTGGCGCTTTCTGAAAATAACAAAAAGAGCGGTTTTGTCACCGAGATTAGTCCTGGAATTTCGTTGTATGGGAATTCTCCGTGGAGTAATTTCAATTTAAATTATCGTATGCAAGGTCTCTATAATGCGGGTGGTAGAGATGCTATAGATGTAAATCATCAGCTTAATATGAGTTCTTTGTATCAAGCTGTTCGTAATACTCTTTTTCTGGAAACTGCAAGCTCAATTAGCCAGCAAAATATTAGTAATTCCTTTGTTACGACTGATAATATTTCTGGGAACGGAGGGCGGACTGAAGTAAAGACATTTAGTATTTCACCCTATTGGACGCCTCGTTTTGGCCAGTTTGCAACGGGTTTAGCTAAAGTCGGTTATAGTAAGTCTTCCTTTGAGAATTTAAATGGATCTGCGGTCACGCCGCAGTTGTCGAGTTTAGTGTCTGATTCAGATACTATTACGCGCCAGGCTAGATTGTCCAGCGGCAGTTATTTTAATAGAATTAATTGGGGATTAAATTATTCGTCGCAAGAACAGAGTAGGGTTGTCGGGCAAGATGTTCGATTTGAACAATATCAAGGTAATGCCCGGTATTATATCAATAACAAATTCAACCTTTTCGGGCAAGCGGGGTTTGAAAATAACGATTTTCAGACCTCGGCCAACAGCATAAGTAATGGTTTTTTTTATACTGTAGGTGGTCAATGGACGCCAAGCAAGTGGTATTCGCTTGAGGTCGGTATTGGTAATAACAAGCATGCTACGTTGCAATTTAATCCATCGGAAAATCTTAGTTCGACTATTACGTATCGTAATAAAGATGTTGGGTTAAACACTGGCGATTCCTGGGATGCAAACTTTAATTATCGAGCTAAGCAGGCCACTATTGCATTCAATTATTCCCAGGAGACAACTACACAGCAGCAATTGTTTGCCGAGCAGGGGTTTTTTCTTCGGGATGCATCGGGTAGTTTGACTCAGGTGGTTAATACTCAAGATTTAATTGCTCAGGGATTTCTCACGCCGGGCCCTACTGATCCTGTGACCGGAAGATCATCTTTAATTCGAGGTCCCAATTTTAACAATACTCAATTAGTTTTCAATCCGTTTGATTTGGTCAACGACGTGATTATTAGAAAACGTGGAAATCTTTCTTTCTCGTACCAAACGGGCAAGAGCAGTTATACCGCTTCGGTATTTAACGAACGTAGAACATATGAGGTTCGTTCTGGAGAAGACATGTCATATGGTGTTACGGGTAGTTGGCAATGGCAATTTGCTTCTAGAATGGATCTTTATTTGCGGCCGTCTTGGCAGCACACCGACGGAGAGTTGACCAGCAATTCTCGATATGATGTTGCTTTGGGGGTTAGTAGGGGGATTCCGATTAATCTTGGGAGGCCCTTATTAATGGATACTAGGCTCGAGTTTCGACATATCAATCAAATATCTGATTCGTCTCAATTTAACGGTTATGTTGAAAACAGGGCGACAGCCAATTTTAACGTACGATTCTAA